Below is a window of Agrobacterium vitis DNA.
ATCGGCCTCATGGGTTTGGGAGGGATGATCATCCGCATAGAGCATCACCCGGTCGGTGGTCGTATCATGAAGGGCTGCCAGAAACAGTGTATCCTGCGGGATCGCGATACCGGTCTCGATCAGTCCGGCCCGGACATCAGGGTCATTCAGCAAGACCGCCAGCAACCGGGCATTGACCTCTCCCGAATAGCCGCCGCAGGCACCGCAATGCAGGCCACTGGCATGGGGATTGTTGACGGTATTGGCGCCGTGCCCTGTCAGAAGCACCAGCCGTGCAAAGCCCGAGGTCAGCGACATGGCGCGCAGCACCGCACCGGCGGCCTTGATCCGGGTCGCTACATCAAGCGCCGGGTCGAGTTGGGGGGCGGGATCATTTGGAACTGGAGCGTGGGGGAGGCCGAGGGCATCACTCAGCAATTTGCCGACATAGATCGGCCCTGTGGCCTCGACGAAAGCGAAGGAAGAGACGGCGGCCAGCTTGAACCGGCCCCAGGCCCGCTTCGCCCGCGCCTTGACCCGCTGCGGCTCGGCATCCTCGGCCCTGTTGGGTCCGCCAGCGCTGGATTTGAGTGCAGGGTTGAGGAGAACCGGAAGCCGCAATTCCTCGACATCGGAGGCAAAGCGGCGATGCGCCGTGCCCAGACCGAAAAAGCCTGCAAAGCCAAGCGTCTGGATCTGTGGATCGGTGCTCTCTAGCGCACGGCGAAACACTTCCGAGCGCACATCGATGCAGAAGGCGGCCTGAACCAGAGGCCGGGTTTCGCATTTCTGCGGGGCAGTTTTTGTCAAAGTCCGAGCCAGTTCCCGCTGTGCCGCCCGTTCGGCTGCGTCCTGAAGGATGGCGTCGATTAACAGATCGGGCGTCGCCACGACCGGTGCCGCATGGGCCGCCCGCATATGCGCCCAGGCTTCGCCGATTTGGTCGCCATAGCGCAGAAACAGCGCCTCCTCCCATATCAGCCGGATTGCCAGAAGGTCCGTAATCGTTTGGTCGGCACCACCGGCCAGTTCCGCTTGCCAGAGCTTGTAGCGTGCATATTGCCCCCAACCGCCCAATGACATCAGCATCTGATGAAAATAGGTCTCCAGCGCCCCGGCAGGCAGACTGAGACGGATGGATGCACGGGCGATAACCGCCATCGCCGTTTCCGGCGCCTCCGACACATGCCGTGCAAAACCGCGCAGACCGGCGATTTCCGGCGTCAGGTCATGGGTTGCCACGGCCCGCCAGGCGCTATAGGCGCTTTTGCCACGCGGCGCGGCCCACAGCGCCTGTCCCTCATCGAAATAGCCCGCCATCCAGGCGCCGAGCCGTTCAGTGATGAGACCCGGCCATTCCACCCCGGAGACCTGCGCCGCCAGATCCGCCACTGAGGACAGTGCTTTTGGCCTTGGTGGGTTGAGAGTGGCTGCAGCCTTCAGGGCGGCAAGATCGGTTGGCCGCAGATCGGCAGGCGCGCAGGCCCAGGCGGCCAGCAGATCCGCATCGGAAATCTCGCCTGCGGCGATCTTCTGCTGGTACCAGTGGCGCGGCATGGTGATGGTGATGCCTGCCACGCGCGCCAGCCGGGCGCCCGCCTGGGCTAGGGTTTCGCCAGCCTGCCCGAGAAAGGGATTGACGGCGACGCTCGACATCAGCGGCCAGACGGGGGGAATGGCACGCGCGGCACGGTCCGCCGCCGTCTCGAAGATCATTGGATCGGCTTGGGTCGGGATATGGCTATGCAACATGGTCAAAACTCCGATTTCATCAAGACAGGCTGCGGATCGACCAGCCACCGACCAGGCGGTCGAAGATGGCATTGACGTAGAAGCCGTTGGAAAGATGGACGCGCAGGCCCGCCGCTGCCGGATGATAGGCCCAGAGCGGAAACATGGCCTGCACCACGGCAACCAGACCGAAGCTGACGACGGCCAGCACGATCAGCGCCCATTCCAGCGGTTGCGGTGCAGGCGTGGGGGGCAAGATCCCTGAGGTCATCAGGGTGGCAGCCATTTGCAGTGCGAAATAGCCGACCGAGGTCGCTATGGCATAAACCGCCGTGCGCCGGGTCAATGCCTTGGGGGCTGCATCGGCAAAGCCTTGGGCGAGCATGTAGGCGACACCGAAAATCAGGATGGCGCCAAGTGCAATGGCCTGTGGCGATTTATGTGTCAGCCCGAAACACAGACCCACGACGCAGTAGATGGCAAGGGCAGACAGAAAGGCTCGCCCGACCGCGCCCGCATCGGGTACGGCCACCGGGCCGGGCCGGGGAAGTGCTGCAACCCGCTCCACCGCGCCACCAGAGGCCAGAAATGAGTGGGCCTTATAGAGCGAATGCGCCACGATATGCAGCAGGGCCAGCGCAAACAGCCCCAGGCCGCATTCGAAGATCATGAAGCCCATCTGAGCAACGGTGGACCAGGCCAGCGAGGTTTTGACCGCCGGTTGGGTCAGCATCACCAGACTGCCGAACAAGGCCGTGAAGCCGCCCAGTATGACCAGCGCTGCCAGCACGCCGGGAGCGAGCAGCATGACATCGGCAAAACGGATCAGCAGAAAGCCACCGGCATTGATCACCCCGGCATGCAAAAGCGCTGAGACGGGGGTTGGCGTTTCCATCACTTCGGTCAGCCAGCCATGGGTGGGAAACTGCGCGGATTTAAGCGCGGCTGCCAGCGCCAGCAGGCCTGCTGCGGCAACAATAAGGGCTCCGCTCTGTCCTGCGTCATATCCGGCACGGGCAGCATTGAGATTTTCACCGATATCGGCGGTTCCATAGGCGATTGCCAGCAAAGCGGCCGCACCGGCCAGCGCTGCATCGCCGAGGCGGGCGGTGATGAATTTCTTGCGTGCGGCGCGCTGGGCCGCCACCCGGCCCGGATAAAACAGCAGCAATTTGTGGAGAAACAGACTGGTGGCGATCCAGGCGAGCACCAGTTGCAGCAGGTTGCCCGCCATGACCAGCATCAGCACCGAGGCGAGGGTGGCGCAGAGCCAGCCGGTGAACGGCCCCTGCCGGTCTTCGCCGTCCAGATAAGTGGCGGCATAGCGTGTGACCACCCAGCCGATGAATGTCACCAGAACCAGCATGGTGGCGCTGACGGCATCCAGCCGAACCGATAGACCCACCGTGGCAAACCCAATCAACGGGCTGTTGCCTGGGCCAATCATGATCAGCGTGATAACTGAGGCCAGTGCGACTGCAAGCGCCAACAGCGCGGCTGCTTGGGCCAGTCGAGGACTATGTCTGGGCCGTTGCTGTTGTTGCGTAAAGCTGATGGCGGCGCTTACAAGCAGGGCAAGGGGCGCCAGCAAGGGTAGGAAATGAATGGACACGGAGGTATTCCCTTCAGGCAGGATCGCTTCGGGAGCCACTACTATCCAAGACCTGTTCCCAAGAAAAATTCATTGTTTTGTCGATATCGTTCGTTTTAAAAGAACGATATGAGAGATCTTAATTTCAATCATCTGCGCTATTTCTGGGCGGTCGCGCATGAAGGCAGCCTGACACGTGCCGCTCAACACATGAACCTGTCGCAATCGGCACTCTCGGTTCAGATCCAGAAACTTGAACATCAGATGGGGCATGCGCTGTTCGAGCGTGTCGGCAAGAAGCTTGTGCTGACAGAGGCTGGGCAGATCGCGCTCGATTATGCAGATACGGTGTTCAAGGCCGGTGACGAATTGATGAGCACGCTCAGTGGCCGCCCCACCTCCAGCCGCCAAGTGCTGCGGGTCGGGGCGCTGACGACGCTGTCGCGCAACTTCCAGCTGGAATTCCTGCGCCCGCTGGTCGGTCGCTCCGACGTGGAACTGATCGTGCGGTCCGGCAATATGCGCGATCTTCTGGCGCAACTCGAAGCCCATGCCGTCGATGTGGTGCTGGCAAATAGCGCTGCCCCGCGTGATGCACGCTCACTGCTGCGCAATCATCTGCTGAACGAGCAACCGGTCAGCCTGGTCGGTCGCCCCCGGCTTGGTGGGCAGAGTTTCACATTCCCCCACGATCTGAGCACCGAGCCATTGCTGCTGCCCAGCCTCGACAGTGATATCCGCGTGGCCTTCGACCGGATTCTCGAAATGGCTGGCATCAGACCGGTCATTCTTGCCGAGGTGGACGATATGGCGATGCTTCGCCTTTTGGCACGCGAGCGTGAAGGTGTCACACTGGTGCCACCCATTGTCGTGCGCGACGAACTGGAGACTGGCTTGCTCATTGAGCATTGCCGTATTCCCGAAGTGACGGAGAGCTTTTACGCTATAATTCAGAAGCGGCGGTTTCCAAACACATTGCTGGCTGAATTGCTAGAGCATCGCACCGAAAAGTGGGAACCGGTTTTCGGTGCGATGCAGTGACTAAAACTGAGAACAACGTGCCGTTTGCGATTTTCTTCTCAATGCTCTGACGATGCGAGAGCGCCAAGGATCTGGGCAAAAGGGGACGGAAACTGATCCCGTCCCGGATTTACATCATTCCCACTCGATCGTGCCGGGCGGCTTGGATGTCACGTCATAGACGACACGGTTGATGCCGCGGACTTCGTTGATGATGCGGGTGGCGGCGCGGCCTAGGAACTCCATGTCATAGTGGTAGAAGTCAGCGGTCATGCCATCGACGGAGGTGACGGCGCGCAGCGCGCAGACGAATTCATAGGTACGGCCATCGCCCATCACGCCGACGGTCTGGACCGGCAGCAGCACGGCGAAGGCCTGCCAGATAGCATCGTAAAGGCCAGCCTTGCGGATTTCGTCCAAATAGATGGCGTCTGCTTCGCGCAGGATGTCGAGCTTTTCGCGGGTGACGCCGCCCGGGCAGCGGATGGCAAGGCCAGGGCCGGGGAAGGGATGACGGCCAATGAACGAGTCGGGCAGGCCAAGCTCCTTGCCCAGAACGCGCACTTCGTCCTTGAACAATTCACGCAGCGGTTCCACCAGCTTCATGTTCATCCGGTCCGGAAGGCCGCCGACATTGTGGTGGCTCTTGATGGTGACAGACGGGCCGCCGGAGAAGGAAACGCTTTCGATGACGTCAGGATAGAGCGTGCCCTGGCCGAGGAAGTCTGCGCCGCCGAGCTTCTTGGCTTCTTCCTCGAAGGTCTCGATGAACAGGCGGCCAATGATCTTGCGCTTGGTTTCCGGGTCGGACACGCCTTCCAGCTCGCCGACGAAGCGGTCGATGGCATCGACATGGATCAGATGGAGATTGTAATGTTCCTTGAACATGGCAACGACATCTGCCGCCTCGTTCTTGCGCATCAACCCGTGGTCAACCAGAATGCAGGTCAACTGGTCGCCGACCGCCTCATGGATCAGCAGAGCTGCGACCGAACTATCGACCCCGCCGGACAGGGCGCAGATCACCCGCTTGTCACCGACCTGGGCACGGATCTGCTCGACCGCCTTGGCGCGGTAGGCCGACATGCTCCAGTCGCCGGTAATGCCAGCGATATTATGGACGAAATTCTGGATCAGCTTGGCACCATCAGGCGTATGCACCACTTCCGGGTGGAACTGTACGGCGTAGTATTTGCGGGCCTCATCGGCAATGAACGCGAAGGGCGCATTGGACGAGGTGGCCAGAACCCGAAAGCCCGGCGGGATCGCGGTGACGCGGTCGCCATGCGACATCCAGACCTGATGGCGTGAGCCAACCGACCAGAGGCCTTCGAACAGCTTGCAATCCTGCTCGATCTCAAGGAAGGCACGCCCGAATTCGCGGTGATGTCCGGCTTCCACCTTGCCACCCAGTTGGGCGCAGATGGTTTGCTGGCCATAGCAGATACCGAAGATCGGCAGGCCGCTGTCGAAAATCACCTGGGGAACGCGAGGACTGCCTTCATCCAGTGCCGAGGCGGGGCTTCCAGACAGGATAACCGCCTTTGGCTTCAACCGCGCGAAGCCCTCTTCGGAGGACTGGAAAGGGACGATTTCGCAATACACGCCGGTTTCACGAACGCGCCGCGCAATCAGCTGCGTTACCTGGCTGCCGAAATCGATGATGAGAACGCTGTCGGGATGTGCTGTCTGGGTCATGTCGAGCCTTTAATGAAAAGCAGTGTCCGTGGCAATCCGGGAAATGCCGGCATGGCAAAAAATCTCTTGTTCGGCGCGGCCGGATCAGAACCAGAAGGTGCCGTATTCCACCGCCTTGACCAGCGCGTCTACCGCCTGGGCCAGATTGCGGTCAACGACACCAAGATACTCCGTCCAGTCGCCGACATGTTTCAGTTCCGCCTTGCCATCAGAAATGCCGCGAAGGCCGATCAGCGGCAGGTTGAAGGTCTGGCAGGCGCGCAGCACCGCATAGGTTTCCATATCGACCATGTCGGCGGAGATACTGTCATAGACCGGGCCTGAGACGATATTGCCGCCGGTCGACAGGCTGGCCACGGCAACGCCGGGAATGCGCAGCGGCAGGTCCACCGTAGCTGGCAGATCGAGGAAGGGTGTACGGCCTTTCTCGAAACCGAGCGGCGAGGCGTCCATATCCCGGTAAGCGACTGAGGAGACCTGGTAGACCGCGGTCTGTTCCAGCCGTGACGAGCCTGCCGAACCCAGCGAGACGACGAGATCGGGAAGCGTTCCTGCTGCCTGGAGGTCTCTTAGGGCATTGGTGGTGACAATGGCGCTTTCCACCGGACCGACCCCGGTCATCAGCGGTTGGATGCGCAGGCGCAGGAGCGGGCCATATTCGGCATCGACGGCCATGACGAACAGAATGGACTTGCTGCACACCGATTTCAGATCAAACGTCATTCCCTGATATCCTCACGGCCCCGCATCACCATCAGTGTGCTGGTCATCGAGGCAATTAATTTGGCTGGGCCGTCGGAGATGGCATAGCCACGGCCGTCGGCGACGATAATGGTGGAGCCGGGCTTGGTGATCTCGCCGCGAAACAGAAACCGGTCGCCGCGCCCGGGCGACATCATATTGACCTTGAATTCGATGGTCAGCAGCGAGGTCTCCGGTGCGATCACCGTATAGGCGGCGTAGCTGCAAGCTGTGTCGAGGGCGGCGGAAATCACGCCTGCATGCAGGAAGCCATGCTGCTGGGTGAGCTTGTCGTGAAAAGCCAGCTCGATTTCCACCAGTTTATGGCTGATGCGGGTCAATTCCGCGCCGATGGTCTGCATGGCGCCCTGCCGTGCAAAGCTTGCCGTGATCCGTTGCTGGATATCCGCGTCCATGTGGCTGCCGCCTCTTTCCCTCTCGTCTGCCTGCCATTTGGCATGACAGAACCGGTTCGGCAAGCCTGTTGATCGGGTTTGGCCTGTTGATGGGCTTTGGGCACGACGGTTTTGCGGCGGTGGTTAATTCAGCAGGAAAAGCGCGCCGTTCAGCACAGTGGCGAAAGAAACCCAGGCGAAATAGGGGATGAAGCATAGCATCGCCACCCGGTCCAGGCGCCGGACCTGCCAGACAAAGGCGAGGATCAGCGCCAGCATCGGCAGGATGACAATCAGGCCAAGACCGGTGCTGTGTGCGCCGAAGAACGCCGGAGACCAGAGGAAATTCAGCAGCATCTGGCCAAACCACAGCGCCATGGCACGCGATGCGCCCCGCGATTGCCGCATCCGCTGCCAGATCCGAGCGCCTGCAAGGCCGATCAGCACATAAAGCACGGTCCAGACTGGCCCGAAGATCCAGCCGGGCGGATTGAAAAAAGGCTTTTCTAGCCCGTCATACCAGTCGCCCGGCAGATTGGTCAGGCCGATCATTGTGCCGATACCGGTGACGGCGGCCATGAAGATGAGATTGGTGAGAGCACTGCGCATGACGAGACTATCTATAGCATCAAGCCCTGGATGGAAGGGGATAAGCGATCCTTAGATGCGAATGATGTGCTGGTCCCAGTTCACGGTCTCTGATCTGTCCAGGAACCGGCCATCATAGGAGGACGTCGCAAAGCCATGGGCCGCAGGCGCGATACCAGCCGCCTCGCTCAGGCTGGCGGTGTCCAGCACCTTGCCGCTATCGGCATCCAGTGTTACCGAAAGGCCGCCATTTGGTGAGGTGATACCGACCAGTCCCTCGCGACGGTTGACGGCAATCGCCCCGACATAATTGGCAAGTCCACGGGTGATATCCGGCGGCAGATCGAGCCAGTGCAGGGCTTCGCCCCGCCTGAAATGGCCGACCAGTGGCGGCAGGTCGCGGCGTGGGCCTTCATACTGGCAGGCAAACCAGATCCGGCCACGCGCGTCGAGATCGATATGCCGGGTGGAAAGCTGGCGCAGGGCGTCTGGCAGCGCGTGTTTTTCAATCAATGCGCCGGTCCTGGCATCGGCCAGCACCAGAGATGGCTGCATATGGTCGAGATTGAGCTTGGTGCGGCCAAAATCTGGATTGGTCTCAATGCCGCCATTGGCGATGATCAGCAAGCTGCCGTCATCGCTGACGCTCATGTCATGGGTGCCAATGCCATGGGCGGAAAATTCGCCGATCCGGCTAAACCCGTTAGTCGCATCGTAAAGCCCGATCATGCCGCGATTGTTGTCGAAATCGTTCTCGCTGGCATAGAGCAGCTTGCCATCGGGGGAAAAATGCCCGTGGCCGTAGAAATGGCGGCCCGCCGGGGCGTTGACGACCACGGGTGCCACCTGCTGTTGCCGGTCGAAGATGAAAATGAATGTGCCGGGACGCCTCGCAAAGGCGGCCACCTTATTGGCGCTGGCCGCAAGCCCATGGGCGCGGCCTGGCAGGGCGACGCGCGCAACGATCCGGCCATCTTCGCTGAGCAAGGCGGCGCCAAACGATCCATCTTGGCCACGAAAGGCGGAGGCATAGACGGCATCGGTTGCCGTCAGCGCTTGCGCCTGCGCCTCAGTCAGCCCGGCCAGATAAACGGCGCCTGCGGCTTTCAGAAAGTGTCGTCGGTCCATCAACGCGCCGCGCATCGGGATCAATCCCCGTCCGCGAAGGAAAAACCGGCACTGAGGCCGACGCCGCCGCCCAGTCCGTCGCTGAGATCGGTGATCATGCTGCGGCTGTCATCGAGCAGGCTGACCAGTTTCTTGCGGTTTTCTGGTTGACCGACTGCCGCCTCGATATCCGGCGTCATGGATTGGGTGGTCTGGATCAGCCGGTCGGCCAGCGTATTGATGGCGGGGATGACACTCCGCTTGCCCTCCGGCAACAGGTTTGCAGCGCCGGTGTCGTTGAGAAGCTGTTTGAGGCCGTTCAGGTTTTCCTGCATGCTGACGAAGGTCAGGCCGGAGCGCCAGAAAATCGCCTGCTTGGGCGCGATACGGCCCCCTGCGCCTTTGAAGAATGTTTCGATCCGCTCGTCGCGCACGGTTTCGGTTCCGTGGACGAGAATGCCGAGCAGGCCGGTGACGGCCTCCGACGGGGTGCGGAAGACATCATTGTCCGGGCCCGGCTGTTTCCAGGCGGTCTGGATGCCGCCGGGCGCTTCCCAGAGGCTGGACAATTCACCGGCCATGTTTTCGATATTGCCAGCAATTGCTGCGCCATAGCGGCAGCGGAACGCGCCGTCGGCCTGGTTCAAAGTCTCGGAGCCGGTGCCGTAGAGGACATATTCCAGCGCGCCAAGACCCTGGATCGCCACGCTTTTCTCATGCAGGGCTTCCGGCTTGGTGAAGCTGTCGTCATTGGAGGCGATGGCACCCTGGATCTGCTTCAGCGCCAGCCCCTTGCGGTCCGGGTAAAACAGGATGTGTTCAAAGCGGTTTTCCTCGATCACCGGCCCGACCCGGACGATCTCGATCCGCGCCCAGGCGCGCACGGCCTGCTCAAAGCCATCCTTGGCCGCTTTGACGGTTTGGTCGGAAGGGGTCGCGCAGAGGGCATTCATCCCGGCATGCAGGGCCTTGGCCTTGTCGAGGAAATTGCGATAGCCGGGGCGGATAAAGCCATCCACGGTCTTTGCCATCACATCTGGAACTGCGGCGGTTTGCAGGGCCGTCGCATGGGGGGCGGCGTCCTGCGCCAAGACTGGCAAGGCCTGGAGCGGGAGGAAGGAAAGTGTCAGGGCGAGGGTCAAAATCCGGCATCGAGCATTGGGCATCAGAGTGACTCCAGAAATGTAATCAACGCCTTGCGGTCGCCCGGCGTCATGGATGCAAAGGCGTTGCGGGCTTTTTCCGCCTCGCCGCCGTGCCAGAGAATAGCTTCTGGCAGGGAGGTGGCGCGCCCGTCATGCAGATAGGCCTGGCGACCGCCCACTTTGGCTGTGAGACCGAGGCCCCAGAGCGGCGGCGTGCGCCATTGCTGGCCGCTGGCCAAGCCGACCTGTTGCCCGTCGGACAGATCGGGACCCATATCATGCAGCAGGAAATCGGAATAGGGCCAGATCAGCTGGAAGGAAAGGGCCGGGTAGGCGGCATTGCGCCGCGTCACATATTTCGGCTGGTGGCAGCTGGCGCAACCGGATGCATAAAACAACGCCTTGCCGGCCAGAACCTGGGGCTTTGTCACGTCGCGGCGCTTGGGAGGGGCCAGCGTTTCGCTATAGAATGTCATCAGATCCAGCACCGGCGGCGGTGCCTCGACCGGGCCAAGCCTTACCTGCACGCCGTTCGGCATTGCCAGGCATTGCGGCTGGTTTGCCGTGCAATCGCCTGCATGACGCGGATCGTCGGGAGAGGAGATGCCGATGTCACCGGCCAAGGCGCTCGCCGCCTGATCGCGGACCGTGGCGTTTTCCGCTTTCCAGCCGAAACGTCCGATCTTTATTTCGCCGCTCAGATGGTCGCGCACCTTGGCAACAGTACCCGAAACGCTATTGCCCGCTTGCGCCTGCCGCTCGGCATTGGCCAGAATATCCTCGTCGGCAATCGCCTCGATCAGGCCCATGCCGATCATCGGATTGGCGATGCGGGGCGACAGCGTGGTGTCTGCTCCAAGCGGACCATAACCGAGCGCGTCGATGCTGTAGGTGGGAACCCGCAGCGTCTCCGTTTCACCGCCGGCAAGCGTTACGGTTTTCGGTTGATAGGTCACGGCCAGCCGCCCCTCGGCGGCAAGACCGGGTACGGCGCGGTCCTGCAATTGCCGGCCATAGGTGTCATCGCCAAAATTCAGCGCCTTCAAGGCGGCAATCGCGGCCTTTTCCTCGTCGGTATGCGCGGGTCGAGCCAGTCTTAGAAACATCGAGGTGGCATCGCCATCCGGTCCGGGTGGATGGCCACGACCGCCGCGCTGATGACAGCTTTCGCAGGAGCGGGCGTTGAACAGCGGCCCCAATCCGTCCGAGGCCTGGGTGGAGGAGGGAGCGGAGACCCAGAATTTCTGAAAAAGCGCTTCGCCAAGTGAAAATTGCTGCTGCTGCTCGAAACTCAAGGTGGCGAGCGGATGGGTAAAGGCCTTGGCATCGGCGGGACCAGTAGAACTCGCAGCGCCCGCCGTCATCGCCTCAAAGGCTTCGGCTTTTGAAAAGTCGTTGGTGGGGACTGTAACGGCATTGACCTTGATGCGATCGGCCGGTGTGAGATCCGGGCGCAGCTCCGCTGCAAAGGCGCCTGCTATCAGGCTGCTTTCGAGCAGGCTTCCCATCAGCAGGGCACCGCCAAGCAGGATTATCGTCGCTGTCTTCAGCCGCACGTTCGGCATCCCTATGATAATGGCCGCCGCCCGGTGGTGGGCAGCGGCCATCTGTTTTTAATGGTATTTTACTTGAAGACGGCGCTGGGGTTGTCGAGGCTGTCGGAGCCTTCCAGCTTGACTTCGCCGAGATCGAGGGCAGCCACGACGCGCTGGATCGACTTGGTCTGGTCGATCAGGCCGTCGATACCAGCCTGAACGGTGGCATTGCCTTCCTTGTTGTTCTCGGCAATCATCTGGTCATAGTGCTCGACGGTCTTGGCACGCTTCACGAGAGCGGTCATCGCCTTCATGGTGGTGTTCAGCTTGGACTTCATTTCCTTGTCCAGAGCCTTGTCCTTGGCGGCAACCAGATCCGACAGGGACGGACCAGTCATCTTGGTGCCATCGACGCGGGTATATTTGCCGGTATAGGCCGAGCGGATGCCGAGTGCGTCGTAATAATGCGAATTATGGGTGTTGTCGGAGAAGCAGTCATGCTCTTCTTCCGGATCGTGCAGCAGCAGGCCGAGCTTCATTCGCTCGCCAGCCAGTTCGCCGTAGGACAGCGAGCCCATGCCGGTCAAAATAGCTTTGAGGCCGGAGGTTGGATCGGCCAGCAAGGTCTTGGTTGCTTCGCCTTCCGGCTTCCAGGCATCGACCATTTCCTGAAGGTCGGAGACCAGCAGGGTCGAAGCCGACTTCAGATATTGGGCGCGCCGGTCGCAATGGCCGCCGGTGCAATTCTTCAAGTCGTAATCGGTAAAGGGACGGTTGCCAGCGCCTGGGCCGGTGCCGTTCAAATCCTGTCCCCAGAGCAGAAATTCGATGGCATGGTAGCCGGTTGCCACATTGGCCTCGACGCCACCGGCTTCCTGGAGCTTGTTGGCCAGGAAATCCGGTGTCAGATTGGTGGCATCCACCTCTTCGCCGTTGATCTTGATCTTGGTATTGGCAATCACATTGGCGGTGTACAGCGCATTCGTATCGCTTTCCGTGCCGTAGGATTTATCGACATAGTCGATCAGGCCTTCGTCCAGCGGCCAGGCATTGACCTTGCCTTCCCAGTCATCAACGATCTTGTTGCCGAAGCGATAGACTTCCGACTGCTGATAGGGCACGCGAGCCTTGATCCAGGCGGAGCGAGCCTTGTTGAGCGTCGATTTGCTGGGCTTGGCAAGCAGCGCGTCAACGGCAGCATCCAGCGTCTTGGCTGTGGTGAGCGAATCCTGGTATTTCGCCTCTGCCAGCTCTGCATAATGCTTCAGCACTGCATCTGCTTCCGGCGCTTTTGCTGCCGGGGCAGCAAAGCTGGTCGAAGCGATGAAAAGCGCCAGTCCGGCGCCGATCATGAATGGTCGAGACATGCCCTCTCCTCTGGCGCCTTTGGCGCCGCTTATGAACTGTGGATGTGGTCTGTGGGCATGTCATGGAACAAAATTAAACTAGTGTCAAACAATCAGGAATAGCCCTCAATATTTAGGGCGCATCCTGATTTCAAGCCTTGACCATCCGGCAGAAGAAAAACCCGTCCGTATCGGTTGCGGCAGGGCTTAAGGTCAGGCTTTTGCCATTGGCAGAGGTGGGCTTGGCGACAGATGCGCCAAACAGCGCCGTCCAACGCTCGAGCATCGGCAACGGTGAAAATTGCGGATGGGCGGCGGTAAAGGCTTCGATCTGCCGGTCGTTTTCCTCTGGCAGCACCGAGCAGGTGACGTAGATTAACTCGCCGCCGGACCGGACATAGGTGGCGGCTTCGGCAAGGGCTTGGCTCTGCTGTTCGATCCGCTCCTGCAAATTGCGGTCAGTCAGCCGCCATTTGGTGTCGGGCCTGCGGCGCCAGGTGCCGGTGCCGGTGCAGGGAGCGTCGACCAGCACCTTGTCGAACCGACCGGCCAAAGACTGCAGGGCGGCAACCCGGTCATGGACCTGGATATTATGGGTGCCTGCGCGTTTCAGCCGCTCGATGATCGGCGCCAGCCGCTTGCGGTCGCTATCATAGGCATGCACCTGGCCCTTGTTGCCCATGGCGGCTGCCATCGCCAGCGTCTTGCCACCGCCGCCTGCGCAGAAATCCAGTACCTGGTGGCCTTCTGACGGTTCGACCAGCGCCGAGACGATCTGCGACCCCTCGTCCTGAACCTCGAACCAGCCTTTCTGGAAGCCAAGCTCGGCGGTGACATTCGGCAGGCGCGACGGGCCTTCGCCCGGTTCGATGCGGATGCCGATGGG
It encodes the following:
- a CDS encoding YbcC family protein, with the translated sequence MLHSHIPTQADPMIFETAADRAARAIPPVWPLMSSVAVNPFLGQAGETLAQAGARLARVAGITITMPRHWYQQKIAAGEISDADLLAAWACAPADLRPTDLAALKAAATLNPPRPKALSSVADLAAQVSGVEWPGLITERLGAWMAGYFDEGQALWAAPRGKSAYSAWRAVATHDLTPEIAGLRGFARHVSEAPETAMAVIARASIRLSLPAGALETYFHQMLMSLGGWGQYARYKLWQAELAGGADQTITDLLAIRLIWEEALFLRYGDQIGEAWAHMRAAHAAPVVATPDLLIDAILQDAAERAAQRELARTLTKTAPQKCETRPLVQAAFCIDVRSEVFRRALESTDPQIQTLGFAGFFGLGTAHRRFASDVEELRLPVLLNPALKSSAGGPNRAEDAEPQRVKARAKRAWGRFKLAAVSSFAFVEATGPIYVGKLLSDALGLPHAPVPNDPAPQLDPALDVATRIKAAGAVLRAMSLTSGFARLVLLTGHGANTVNNPHASGLHCGACGGYSGEVNARLLAVLLNDPDVRAGLIETGIAIPQDTLFLAALHDTTTDRVMLYADDHPSQTHEADIAQARTWLADAGRLARGERALRLPRALDEATVSKRSRDWAEIRPEWALAGCKAFIAAPRSRTAAKNLEGRAFLHDYDWTQDNGFSTLELILTAPVIVASWISLQYYGSTVAPEAFGGGNKLLHNVTGGIGVVEGNGGLLRAGLPWQSVHDGQDYAHEPLRLSVCLEAPVEAISEVLGRHDGVRALFDNGWLNLFSLDEQGRMAGRYNGGLQWVPMNDTQATEHMH
- the guaA gene encoding glutamine-hydrolyzing GMP synthase encodes the protein MTQTAHPDSVLIIDFGSQVTQLIARRVRETGVYCEIVPFQSSEEGFARLKPKAVILSGSPASALDEGSPRVPQVIFDSGLPIFGICYGQQTICAQLGGKVEAGHHREFGRAFLEIEQDCKLFEGLWSVGSRHQVWMSHGDRVTAIPPGFRVLATSSNAPFAFIADEARKYYAVQFHPEVVHTPDGAKLIQNFVHNIAGITGDWSMSAYRAKAVEQIRAQVGDKRVICALSGGVDSSVAALLIHEAVGDQLTCILVDHGLMRKNEAADVVAMFKEHYNLHLIHVDAIDRFVGELEGVSDPETKRKIIGRLFIETFEEEAKKLGGADFLGQGTLYPDVIESVSFSGGPSVTIKSHHNVGGLPDRMNMKLVEPLRELFKDEVRVLGKELGLPDSFIGRHPFPGPGLAIRCPGGVTREKLDILREADAIYLDEIRKAGLYDAIWQAFAVLLPVQTVGVMGDGRTYEFVCALRAVTSVDGMTADFYHYDMEFLGRAATRIINEVRGINRVVYDVTSKPPGTIEWE
- a CDS encoding LysR family transcriptional regulator, which encodes MRDLNFNHLRYFWAVAHEGSLTRAAQHMNLSQSALSVQIQKLEHQMGHALFERVGKKLVLTEAGQIALDYADTVFKAGDELMSTLSGRPTSSRQVLRVGALTTLSRNFQLEFLRPLVGRSDVELIVRSGNMRDLLAQLEAHAVDVVLANSAAPRDARSLLRNHLLNEQPVSLVGRPRLGGQSFTFPHDLSTEPLLLPSLDSDIRVAFDRILEMAGIRPVILAEVDDMAMLRLLAREREGVTLVPPIVVRDELETGLLIEHCRIPEVTESFYAIIQKRRFPNTLLAELLEHRTEKWEPVFGAMQ
- a CDS encoding NADH-quinone oxidoreductase subunit L, giving the protein MSIHFLPLLAPLALLVSAAISFTQQQQRPRHSPRLAQAAALLALAVALASVITLIMIGPGNSPLIGFATVGLSVRLDAVSATMLVLVTFIGWVVTRYAATYLDGEDRQGPFTGWLCATLASVLMLVMAGNLLQLVLAWIATSLFLHKLLLFYPGRVAAQRAARKKFITARLGDAALAGAAALLAIAYGTADIGENLNAARAGYDAGQSGALIVAAAGLLALAAALKSAQFPTHGWLTEVMETPTPVSALLHAGVINAGGFLLIRFADVMLLAPGVLAALVILGGFTALFGSLVMLTQPAVKTSLAWSTVAQMGFMIFECGLGLFALALLHIVAHSLYKAHSFLASGGAVERVAALPRPGPVAVPDAGAVGRAFLSALAIYCVVGLCFGLTHKSPQAIALGAILIFGVAYMLAQGFADAAPKALTRRTAVYAIATSVGYFALQMAATLMTSGILPPTPAPQPLEWALIVLAVVSFGLVAVVQAMFPLWAYHPAAAGLRVHLSNGFYVNAIFDRLVGGWSIRSLS